From one Streptomyces chromofuscus genomic stretch:
- a CDS encoding MDR family MFS transporter, with protein sequence MVGQAHGRTAEVPGAVDREQVSGNVLVSIGALLLGMLLAALDQTIVATALPTIVSELGGLQHLSWVVTAYLLASTAATPLWGKLGDQYGRKPLFQAAVVIFLIGSALCGLAQDMPQLIAFRGIQGLGGGGLIVLSMAIVGDLVPPRDRGRYQGLFGAVFGTCSVLGPLLGGVFTEHLSWRWVFYINLPLGVVALVVIATVMHLPRAGTRHVIDYLGTFLIAAVATCLVLVASLGGSTWGWGSWQIVGLLLLAAVLAGAFVAVERRAAEPVLPTKLFRIRTFTLAAAISLVIGFAMFGAMTYLPTFLQVVRGVSPTLSGVHMLPMVLGLLLASTGSGQIVSRTGRWKVFPVVGTFVTTLGLLLLDELDEHSSDLVISGTFFVFGFGLGLVMQVLVLVVQNAVSYEDLGVATSGATFFRSIGAAFGVAVFGSIFAGRLGDQLAAAFRGVQLPPGVSVEALEADSRAVAALPPELRAQALHAYASAITDVFLYAAPVAFLAFLLSWFLKEDRLRASVTAPDVTETLASNPVQRSSYDEVCRALSVLGTREGRHEVYLRIAERAGYDLVPAASWLLLRIKRYGRVEPGVLAERSTVPLGVVLDGARQVEERRLAVREGLDLVLTEQGRVVAERLATAREESLAELLGDWWGPDRPTDLVQLVRELSEELCGSDREEPHDERPVARFG encoded by the coding sequence ATGGTCGGGCAAGCGCACGGCAGGACAGCGGAGGTGCCGGGTGCCGTGGACCGGGAACAGGTGTCCGGAAACGTCCTCGTGTCGATCGGTGCGCTGCTGCTCGGCATGCTGCTCGCCGCGCTCGACCAGACGATCGTGGCGACCGCGCTGCCGACGATCGTCAGTGAGCTCGGTGGACTGCAGCACCTGTCCTGGGTGGTCACGGCGTACCTGCTGGCCTCGACCGCGGCGACGCCGCTGTGGGGCAAACTGGGCGACCAGTACGGGCGCAAGCCGCTGTTCCAGGCAGCCGTCGTGATCTTCCTCATCGGCTCCGCCCTCTGCGGGCTCGCGCAGGACATGCCGCAGCTCATCGCCTTCCGAGGGATCCAGGGTCTGGGCGGGGGCGGGCTGATCGTGCTGTCGATGGCGATCGTCGGGGATCTGGTCCCGCCCCGCGACCGGGGCCGCTACCAAGGGCTGTTCGGTGCGGTCTTCGGGACGTGCAGTGTGCTCGGGCCGCTGCTGGGCGGGGTGTTCACCGAGCACCTGAGCTGGCGCTGGGTCTTCTACATCAACCTGCCCCTCGGGGTCGTCGCGCTCGTCGTCATCGCCACCGTCATGCACCTGCCGCGCGCGGGGACCCGGCACGTCATCGACTACCTCGGCACCTTCCTCATCGCCGCCGTCGCCACCTGCCTGGTCCTCGTCGCCTCCCTCGGCGGCAGCACCTGGGGCTGGGGGTCCTGGCAGATCGTCGGGCTGCTCCTGCTGGCGGCCGTGCTCGCCGGGGCGTTCGTCGCCGTCGAGCGGCGGGCGGCGGAGCCCGTACTGCCGACGAAGCTGTTCCGCATCCGCACCTTCACCCTCGCCGCCGCGATCAGTCTGGTCATCGGTTTCGCGATGTTCGGCGCGATGACCTACCTGCCGACCTTCCTGCAGGTCGTCCGGGGCGTCTCGCCGACCCTGTCGGGTGTGCACATGCTGCCCATGGTGCTGGGGCTGCTGCTCGCCTCGACCGGTTCCGGGCAGATCGTCAGCCGCACCGGGCGCTGGAAGGTCTTCCCCGTCGTGGGCACCTTCGTGACCACGCTCGGACTGCTGCTGCTCGACGAACTCGACGAGCACAGCTCCGACCTCGTGATCAGCGGCACCTTCTTCGTCTTCGGTTTCGGGCTGGGGCTGGTGATGCAGGTGCTGGTGCTCGTCGTGCAGAACGCGGTCTCGTACGAGGACCTCGGCGTCGCCACCTCCGGCGCCACCTTCTTCCGTTCCATAGGGGCCGCGTTCGGCGTCGCCGTCTTCGGCTCGATCTTCGCGGGCCGCCTCGGGGACCAGCTCGCCGCCGCCTTCCGCGGCGTGCAGCTGCCGCCCGGGGTCTCCGTCGAGGCACTGGAGGCCGACTCGCGGGCCGTCGCCGCCCTGCCGCCGGAGCTGCGTGCGCAGGCGCTGCACGCGTACGCCTCCGCCATCACGGACGTGTTCCTGTACGCCGCTCCGGTCGCGTTCCTCGCCTTCCTGCTGTCGTGGTTCCTGAAGGAGGACCGGCTGCGGGCCTCCGTCACGGCGCCCGACGTCACCGAGACACTGGCCAGCAACCCGGTGCAGCGGTCGTCGTACGACGAGGTGTGCCGCGCGCTGTCCGTGCTCGGAACCCGGGAGGGACGGCACGAGGTGTACCTCAGGATCGCCGAGCGCGCGGGGTACGACCTCGTGCCGGCGGCGAGCTGGCTGCTGCTGCGGATCAAGCGGTACGGGCGGGTGGAGCCGGGCGTGCTCGCGGAGCGCAGTACGGTGCCGCTGGGCGTCGTCCTCGACGGCGCCCGTCAGGTCGAGGAACGCCGGCTCGCCGTGCGCGAGGGCCTCGACCTGGTCCTGACCGAACAGGGGCGGGTGGTCGCCGAACGGCTGGCGACGGCCCGTGAGGAATCCCTCGCGGAGCTGCTCGGCGACTGGTGGGGGCCGGACCGGCCGACGGATCTCGTGCAACTGGTGCGGGAGTTGAGCGAGGAGCTGTGCGGCTCGGACCGCGAGGAGCCGCACGACGAACGGCCGGTGGCCCGGTTCGGGTGA
- a CDS encoding peptidoglycan-binding domain-containing protein has protein sequence MGEQRGHQCPECGAPRAADNTPSCGCGERAAEALRDARTAEQAAAEDFDPLRIRPYVALPATTTETDVPPAEPTIPLPLRIPDPHPTTTVAGAATTDGTNGTNGTDGTDPRDTTGPTGTTGTTRTTKITAITAITELAENAESRGPGGRSRIRRRTALLAASAAVVAVAATAGFAGGLFSYEPPARDSAAPESVREAVPEARTTQPSPTPSTERTSAAPTPRSVSPTPTTTPTPSPTPTASSVSPTPSPTPPQSSSPPAPATGSPVPADRDEPAPTLRRGDSGPEVTELQLRLRQLYLYNDDPHGQYTKQVEHAVRNYQWARGIRDDELGVYGEETRQMLESETSEP, from the coding sequence GTGGGGGAGCAGAGGGGACACCAGTGCCCGGAGTGCGGGGCGCCCAGGGCGGCGGACAACACCCCGTCCTGCGGCTGCGGCGAACGCGCCGCCGAGGCCCTGCGCGACGCGCGCACGGCGGAGCAGGCGGCGGCGGAGGACTTCGACCCGCTGCGGATACGCCCCTACGTGGCGCTGCCCGCGACGACGACGGAGACGGACGTCCCACCGGCGGAACCGACGATCCCGCTGCCGCTGCGGATCCCGGACCCGCACCCAACCACCACCGTCGCCGGCGCCGCGACGACGGACGGCACGAACGGCACGAACGGCACGGACGGCACGGACCCGCGTGACACCACCGGCCCCACTGGCACCACCGGCACCACTCGCACCACGAAGATCACAGCGATCACTGCCATCACGGAGCTCGCGGAGAACGCGGAGTCCCGGGGCCCCGGTGGCCGTTCCCGCATCCGCCGCCGTACCGCCCTGCTGGCGGCGTCCGCCGCGGTGGTCGCGGTGGCCGCGACGGCGGGATTCGCGGGCGGCCTGTTCTCCTACGAGCCCCCGGCCCGGGACAGCGCGGCCCCGGAGTCGGTGCGCGAGGCGGTACCCGAGGCCCGCACGACGCAGCCGAGCCCCACCCCGTCGACGGAACGGACGTCGGCGGCCCCGACGCCGCGGTCCGTGTCCCCGACGCCCACGACGACACCGACGCCTTCGCCGACGCCCACCGCGTCGTCGGTGTCCCCCACGCCGTCGCCGACCCCGCCGCAGTCGTCCTCGCCGCCGGCTCCCGCGACGGGCTCCCCGGTCCCCGCCGACCGCGACGAGCCGGCCCCGACCCTCCGCCGGGGCGACTCCGGCCCCGAGGTCACCGAGCTCCAGCTCCGCCTGCGCCAGCTGTACCTGTACAACGACGACCCGCACGGCCAGTACACGAAGCAGGTCGAGCACGCCGTACGCAACTACCAGTGGGCGCGCGGAATACGGGACGACGAACTGGGCGTCTACGGCGAGGAGACGAGGCAGATGCTGGAATCGGAGACGTCAGAGCCCTGA
- a CDS encoding HAD-IA family hydrolase — MTATTVLTARALLLDMDGTLVNSDAVVERVWRRWAERHGLDGNEVMRVVHGRQGYASMAVLLPDRPMERNLADNARMLAEETADMDGVVEVPGAARFLASLRGLPHALVTSADVPLSTARMTAAGLALPDVRITAESVGASKPDPEGFLKAAAELGVAPADCLVFEDSGAGIAAGRAAGMRVVGVGPRASVHRPDVLVRDLTEVHVEDAGGGEIRVSFG; from the coding sequence ATGACGGCCACGACCGTGCTCACCGCCCGCGCCCTCCTGCTCGACATGGACGGCACGCTCGTCAACTCCGACGCCGTCGTGGAGCGCGTGTGGCGACGGTGGGCCGAGCGGCACGGGCTGGACGGCAACGAGGTCATGAGGGTCGTGCACGGGCGGCAGGGGTACGCGTCGATGGCCGTCCTGCTGCCGGACCGCCCGATGGAGCGGAACCTCGCGGACAACGCGCGCATGCTCGCGGAGGAGACCGCCGACATGGACGGCGTGGTCGAGGTCCCCGGCGCGGCCCGGTTCCTGGCGTCCCTGCGCGGACTGCCGCACGCCCTGGTGACCTCCGCGGACGTGCCGCTGTCCACGGCGCGGATGACCGCGGCGGGGCTGGCGCTGCCGGACGTGCGGATCACCGCCGAGTCCGTCGGCGCGAGCAAGCCCGACCCGGAGGGGTTCCTGAAGGCGGCCGCCGAGCTGGGGGTGGCTCCCGCGGACTGCCTCGTGTTCGAGGACTCCGGCGCGGGCATCGCGGCGGGGCGCGCCGCGGGGATGCGGGTCGTGGGGGTCGGCCCGCGCGCCTCGGTGCACCGGCCGGACGTCCTGGTGCGGGACCTGACCGAGGTGCACGTGGAGGATGCCGGGGGCGGGGAGATCCGGGTTTCGTTCGGGTGA
- a CDS encoding TMEM165/GDT1 family protein, which yields MISPTVTALVFGVVFLAELPDKTALAGLVLGTRYRASYVFAGVAAAFALHVALAVAAGSVLTLLPQQLVHALTGVLFLGGAAMLLMKKGDGEEEIRKPQDQSFWKVAGAGFMLILVAEFGDLTQIMTANLAARYDDPLSVGLGAVLALWAVAALGIVGGRALMKRVPLGLITKIAALLMLGLGVWSLWEAVTG from the coding sequence TTGATCAGCCCCACCGTCACGGCGCTCGTCTTCGGCGTCGTCTTCCTCGCCGAACTGCCCGACAAGACCGCACTCGCCGGCCTCGTCCTCGGCACCCGCTACCGCGCCTCCTACGTCTTCGCCGGCGTCGCCGCCGCCTTCGCGCTGCACGTCGCGCTCGCCGTGGCGGCGGGCAGCGTGCTGACGCTGCTGCCGCAGCAACTGGTGCACGCGCTGACCGGTGTGCTCTTCCTGGGCGGCGCGGCGATGCTGCTGATGAAGAAGGGTGACGGCGAGGAGGAGATACGCAAGCCGCAGGACCAGTCCTTCTGGAAGGTCGCCGGGGCCGGGTTCATGCTCATCCTGGTCGCCGAGTTCGGTGATCTCACGCAGATCATGACCGCGAACCTCGCGGCGCGGTACGACGATCCGCTCTCCGTCGGCCTGGGTGCCGTGCTCGCGCTGTGGGCGGTGGCCGCGCTGGGCATCGTCGGGGGCAGGGCGCTGATGAAGCGCGTGCCGCTGGGCCTGATCACGAAGATCGCGGCGCTGCTGATGCTGGGCCTCGGGGTGTGGAGCCTGTGGGAGGCCGTGACCGGCTGA
- a CDS encoding HNH endonuclease family protein, translating into MSRFYARRRLGTVAAISAFAASVALFSAPTASAALPTPISGATARSYLAQLPVAAEDRTGYNRDLFPHWITISGTCNTRETVLKRDGSNVVTDSACYATSGSWYSPYDGATWYAASDLDIDHLVPLAEAWDSGADSWTTSRRQAFANDLTRPQLLAVTDDVNQSKGDQDPATWMPSRTTYRCTYARAWVQVKYYYGLSVDSAEKNALTNYLAAC; encoded by the coding sequence ATGTCCAGGTTCTACGCGCGTCGACGGCTCGGCACAGTCGCGGCGATCAGCGCCTTCGCCGCCTCCGTCGCCCTGTTCAGCGCCCCCACCGCCTCCGCCGCCCTCCCCACCCCGATCAGCGGCGCCACCGCCCGCTCCTACCTCGCGCAGCTCCCCGTCGCGGCCGAGGACCGCACCGGCTACAACCGCGACCTCTTCCCGCACTGGATCACCATCAGCGGCACCTGCAACACCCGCGAGACCGTCCTCAAGCGCGACGGCTCGAACGTCGTCACCGACTCCGCCTGCTACGCCACCAGCGGCAGCTGGTACTCCCCCTACGACGGCGCCACCTGGTACGCCGCCTCGGACCTCGACATCGACCACCTGGTCCCGCTGGCCGAGGCCTGGGACTCCGGCGCCGACAGCTGGACCACCTCCCGCCGCCAGGCCTTCGCCAACGACCTCACCCGCCCGCAGCTGCTCGCGGTCACCGACGACGTCAACCAGTCCAAGGGCGACCAGGACCCGGCCACCTGGATGCCGTCCCGCACCACCTACCGCTGCACCTACGCGCGCGCCTGGGTCCAGGTGAAGTACTACTACGGCCTCTCGGTCGACTCCGCCGAGAAGAACGCGCTCACCAACTACCTGGCCGCCTGCTGA
- a CDS encoding alkaline phosphatase D family protein, whose product MTALRLGPLLRYVDGSTATVWVEASRPCTAEVRCADGAHGTARTFQVEGHHYALVPVTGLTAGTTTEYEVLLDGTTVWPLPGSPFPPSVIRAGFGDGAVRVAFGSCRWAAPPGDGKDPVGPDALDTLAARIAADPTAARPDVLLLLGDQVYADETSGATQRRLAARRDLNEPPGTGVADYEEYTQLYYESWLDPDVRWLLSTVPTCMIFDDHDVIDDWNTSASWLADMRATNWWQERVLSGLMSYWVHQHLGNLSPDQLAADPLYAAVRDTPDATGLLRAFATEADTDPASVRWSYRRDFGRVRLLMVDSRAARVLAEGKRSMLDSGEEEWLRTEALDEPGSYDHLLIGTSLPWLLPHLVHDAEGWNAALCRGERGERWARWGEKMRRAGDLEHWSAFPESFDALAALIAEVGSGDAAPATVCVLSGDVHHAYVAEPTWPSGGPRARVLQLTCSPVHNRIPLPLKWGFRFGWSGVARFLGRRIAGHGKVPQPPIDWRCTGGPWFGNQLMTLTMNGRSARLLLEHAREDERGEARLTTVEESVLTTS is encoded by the coding sequence GTGACGGCATTGCGCCTGGGACCACTGCTGAGATACGTCGACGGCTCGACCGCGACCGTCTGGGTCGAGGCGAGCCGCCCCTGCACCGCGGAGGTGCGGTGCGCCGACGGCGCCCACGGCACGGCCCGCACCTTCCAGGTCGAGGGTCATCACTACGCGCTGGTGCCGGTGACCGGCCTGACGGCCGGGACGACGACGGAGTACGAGGTGCTGCTCGACGGCACCACGGTGTGGCCGCTGCCCGGCTCTCCCTTCCCGCCCTCGGTGATCCGCGCCGGGTTCGGGGACGGCGCCGTCCGGGTCGCCTTCGGCTCCTGCCGCTGGGCCGCGCCCCCGGGCGACGGGAAGGACCCGGTCGGCCCCGACGCCCTGGACACCCTGGCCGCCCGCATCGCGGCCGACCCCACGGCCGCACGACCGGACGTCCTGCTGCTCCTGGGCGACCAGGTCTACGCCGACGAGACCTCCGGGGCCACCCAGCGCCGGCTGGCCGCCCGCCGCGACCTGAACGAGCCACCGGGCACCGGAGTGGCGGACTACGAGGAGTACACCCAGCTCTACTACGAGTCCTGGCTCGACCCCGACGTCCGCTGGCTGCTGTCCACCGTGCCCACCTGCATGATCTTCGACGACCACGACGTCATCGACGACTGGAACACCTCCGCCTCCTGGCTCGCCGACATGCGCGCCACGAACTGGTGGCAGGAGCGGGTGCTGAGCGGCCTGATGTCGTACTGGGTCCACCAGCACCTGGGCAACCTCTCACCGGACCAGCTGGCCGCCGACCCGCTCTACGCGGCCGTACGGGACACCCCGGACGCCACAGGGCTGCTGCGCGCCTTCGCCACCGAGGCCGACACCGACCCGGCGTCCGTGCGCTGGAGCTACCGACGGGACTTCGGCCGCGTCCGGCTGCTGATGGTGGACAGCCGCGCGGCCCGCGTCCTGGCGGAGGGCAAGCGCTCCATGCTCGACTCCGGCGAGGAGGAGTGGCTGCGCACCGAGGCGCTCGACGAGCCGGGGTCGTACGACCACCTGCTCATCGGCACCTCCCTGCCCTGGCTGCTGCCGCACCTGGTGCACGACGCCGAGGGGTGGAACGCCGCGCTGTGCCGCGGCGAGCGGGGCGAGCGCTGGGCGCGGTGGGGCGAGAAGATGCGGCGGGCGGGGGACCTGGAGCACTGGTCGGCCTTCCCGGAGTCCTTCGACGCGCTTGCGGCGCTGATCGCCGAGGTGGGCTCGGGGGACGCCGCGCCGGCGACGGTGTGCGTGCTGTCGGGGGACGTGCACCACGCCTACGTGGCCGAGCCGACGTGGCCTTCCGGCGGGCCGCGGGCGCGCGTGCTCCAGCTGACCTGCTCGCCCGTCCACAACCGCATCCCGCTGCCGCTCAAGTGGGGCTTCCGCTTCGGCTGGAGCGGCGTCGCGCGCTTCCTGGGCCGCCGGATCGCCGGGCACGGCAAGGTGCCGCAGCCGCCGATCGACTGGCGCTGCACGGGCGGACCCTGGTTCGGCAACCAGCTCATGACGCTGACGATGAACGGGCGTTCGGCGCGACTGCTGCTGGAGCACGCGCGGGAGGACGAGCGGGGCGAGGCACGGCTCACGACCGTGGAGGAGTCGGTCCTCACCACCTCATGA